In one window of Burkholderia sp. NRF60-BP8 DNA:
- a CDS encoding (2Fe-2S)-binding protein — protein MPTSFVLNGKNVTLDADPSMPVLWAIREHAGLIGTKFGCGMAQCGACTVHLEGQAVRSCVLPLAGIAGKHVTTIEGLQSKPAQAVQAAWVKLQVPQCGYCQSGQIMSATALLEQNPKPTDADIDAAMNGNLCRCATYARIRAAIHDAAATLGA, from the coding sequence GCCGATCCGTCGATGCCCGTCCTCTGGGCGATTCGCGAACACGCGGGACTGATCGGCACGAAATTCGGCTGCGGCATGGCGCAGTGCGGCGCGTGCACGGTGCATCTCGAAGGCCAGGCCGTCCGCTCGTGCGTGCTGCCGCTCGCCGGCATCGCGGGCAAGCACGTCACGACGATCGAAGGCCTGCAGAGCAAGCCCGCGCAGGCCGTGCAGGCCGCGTGGGTCAAGCTGCAGGTGCCGCAATGCGGCTATTGCCAGTCCGGCCAGATCATGTCGGCCACCGCCTTGCTCGAACAGAATCCGAAGCCGACCGACGCGGACATCGACGCCGCGATGAACGGCAACCTCTGCCGCTGTGCGACCTACGCCCGCATCCGGGCCGCGATCCACGACGCCGCCGCGACGCTGGGAGCCTGA
- a CDS encoding xanthine dehydrogenase family protein molybdopterin-binding subunit — protein sequence MTIELDHTDSVRPSRRTFLKAAGAAAAVSLTIGFDWAGLGRRALAATAPAGDFAPNAFLRITPDGAVTVIAKHVEMGQGAYTGIATIVAEELDADWSSVRVESAPADAKRYANLAFGTMQGTGGSSAMSNSWQQLREAGGKARAMLVSAAAARWKVPAAELTTADGVVTHAKSGRTAAYGTLVADASKLPVPDKVALKQPADFKLIGHRIPRVDASSKSNGTAHFTLDTTFPGMRVALLQRPPRFGATVKSFDATAAKAVPGVVSVVQVPGGVAVVATGFWAAKQGRDALKIEWDETKAEKRGSDELMREYRQLAEKPGTSARKDGDADAAIAGAARKIGATYEFPYLAHAPMEPLDAVVKLTADSCEIWAGDQFQTVDQGNAARTAGLKPEQVRIHTLYAGGSFGRRANAWSDYVVEAVSIAKALGADGKPVKLQWTREDDIQGGFYRPMYFHKLDAGLTADGRLVGWRHRIVGQSILAGTPFEAFMVKNGVDATSVEGAANLPYAVPNVSVELTTTQVGLPVLWWRVVGSSHTAYAVEAFIDEAAHAAGKDPYAFRRDLLAKEPRMRAVLDLAAQKAGWDPAKPLPKGRGRGIAVAEAFKSYVAQVAEVSVDADGKVKVERVVCAVDCGIAINPDIVAAQMEGGIGFGLGAAMHSAITLKDGQVEQRNFDGYHVLRMAEMPKVEVHIVPSAEAPTGVGEPGVAPVGPAVANAIFAATGKRHYVLPFDSADSAKA from the coding sequence ATGACGATCGAACTCGACCACACCGATTCGGTGCGCCCGTCGCGCCGCACGTTCCTGAAGGCCGCCGGGGCAGCCGCCGCCGTCAGCCTGACCATCGGCTTCGACTGGGCCGGCCTCGGCCGCCGCGCGCTCGCCGCGACCGCGCCGGCCGGCGATTTCGCGCCGAACGCATTCCTGCGCATCACGCCCGACGGCGCCGTCACGGTGATCGCGAAGCACGTCGAAATGGGCCAGGGCGCGTATACGGGCATCGCGACGATCGTCGCCGAGGAGCTCGACGCCGACTGGTCGAGCGTGCGCGTCGAAAGCGCGCCGGCCGATGCGAAGCGCTATGCGAACCTCGCGTTCGGCACGATGCAGGGCACGGGCGGCAGTTCGGCCATGTCGAACTCGTGGCAGCAACTGCGCGAAGCGGGCGGCAAGGCGCGCGCGATGCTCGTGTCGGCCGCGGCGGCCCGCTGGAAGGTGCCGGCCGCCGAGCTGACCACCGCCGACGGCGTCGTCACGCACGCGAAAAGCGGCAGGACGGCCGCGTACGGCACGCTCGTCGCCGATGCGTCGAAGCTGCCCGTGCCCGACAAGGTCGCGCTGAAGCAGCCGGCCGATTTCAAGCTGATCGGGCACCGGATTCCGCGCGTCGACGCGTCGTCGAAATCGAACGGCACCGCGCACTTCACGCTCGACACGACGTTTCCCGGCATGCGCGTCGCGCTGCTGCAGCGGCCGCCGCGCTTCGGCGCGACGGTGAAATCGTTCGACGCGACGGCCGCGAAGGCCGTGCCGGGCGTCGTATCGGTCGTGCAGGTGCCGGGCGGCGTCGCGGTCGTCGCGACCGGCTTCTGGGCCGCGAAACAGGGCCGCGATGCGCTGAAGATCGAATGGGACGAAACGAAGGCGGAGAAGCGCGGCTCGGACGAGCTGATGCGCGAATACCGGCAACTCGCCGAGAAGCCGGGCACGTCGGCGCGCAAGGACGGCGATGCCGATGCGGCGATCGCCGGCGCGGCGCGCAAGATCGGCGCGACGTACGAATTCCCGTATCTCGCGCATGCGCCGATGGAGCCGCTCGACGCGGTCGTCAAGCTGACGGCGGACAGCTGCGAGATCTGGGCCGGCGACCAGTTCCAGACGGTCGACCAGGGCAACGCGGCCAGGACGGCCGGGCTGAAACCCGAACAGGTGCGGATTCACACGCTGTATGCGGGCGGCAGCTTCGGCCGGCGTGCGAATGCGTGGTCGGACTACGTGGTCGAGGCCGTGTCGATCGCGAAGGCGCTCGGCGCGGACGGCAAGCCCGTCAAGCTGCAATGGACGCGCGAGGACGACATCCAGGGCGGCTTCTACCGGCCGATGTACTTCCACAAGCTCGACGCGGGCCTGACCGCGGACGGCCGGCTGGTGGGCTGGCGCCATCGGATCGTCGGCCAGTCGATCCTCGCCGGCACGCCGTTCGAGGCGTTCATGGTCAAGAACGGCGTCGACGCGACGTCGGTCGAGGGCGCGGCGAACCTGCCCTACGCGGTGCCGAACGTGTCGGTCGAACTCACCACGACCCAGGTCGGCCTGCCGGTGCTGTGGTGGCGCGTGGTCGGCAGCTCGCACACGGCCTATGCGGTCGAGGCATTCATCGACGAAGCCGCGCATGCGGCCGGCAAGGATCCGTATGCGTTCCGCCGCGACCTGCTCGCGAAGGAGCCGCGCATGCGCGCGGTGCTGGACCTGGCCGCGCAGAAGGCCGGCTGGGATCCGGCCAAGCCGCTGCCGAAGGGTCGCGGGCGCGGGATCGCGGTGGCCGAGGCGTTCAAGAGCTATGTCGCGCAGGTGGCCGAGGTATCGGTCGACGCGGACGGCAAGGTGAAGGTCGAGCGCGTGGTGTGCGCGGTCGACTGCGGGATCGCGATCAATCCCGACATCGTCGCCGCGCAGATGGAGGGCGGCATCGGTTTCGGGCTCGGCGCGGCGATGCACAGCGCGATCACGCTGAAGGACGGCCAGGTCGAGCAGCGCAACTTCGACGGCTACCACGTGCTGCGGATGGCGGAGATGCCGAAGGTCGAAGTGCATATCGTGCCGTCGGCGGAAGCGCCGACCGGCGTCGGCGAGCCGGGCGTCGCGCCGGTCGGGCCGGCTGTGGCGAACGCGATCTTCGCGGCGACCGGCAAGCGGCATTACGTGCTGCCGTTCGATTCGGCGGATAGCGCGAAGGCCTGA
- a CDS encoding winged helix-turn-helix domain-containing protein, with product MDCKYLYIDNIKINFVRRTIEIDNKVVDVTPREFDVVEFLLDNMNKIVPRQAIQEAVWGRELGVSSRTLDTHISRIRSKLQLEHDKNLRIIPIYAVGYRLVLFGAAMTHVERHDATPMQRTAPQPSMAADYA from the coding sequence ATGGATTGCAAATACCTGTACATCGACAATATAAAAATCAACTTCGTGCGCCGCACGATCGAAATCGACAACAAGGTCGTGGACGTGACGCCGCGCGAATTCGACGTCGTCGAATTCCTGCTCGACAACATGAACAAGATCGTGCCGCGGCAGGCAATCCAGGAGGCCGTGTGGGGCCGCGAGCTCGGCGTGTCGTCGCGCACGCTCGACACCCATATCTCGCGGATCCGTTCGAAGCTGCAGCTCGAACACGACAAGAATCTGCGGATCATCCCGATCTACGCGGTCGGCTATCGCCTGGTGCTGTTCGGTGCGGCGATGACGCACGTCGAACGTCACGACGCGACGCCGATGCAGCGCACGGCGCCGCAACCGTCGATGGCCGCCGACTACGCTTGA
- the sctQ gene encoding type III secretion system cytoplasmic ring protein SctQ, which yields MPALFLTNADAGDAANRAMPAASPPPAAAPAAVALDASPYLPRLSAAAARGLSHAYCATGAVPVTLGEHAYEVRWRVDAEPAADAHAYRFVVGPAAGTLWIDPVAETEWLGDAADPAVPAVIRAALLADLCAPLAAVLQAATRQRVELLPPPDGAPASHASPAALRFELRRADAAWRCHGALLFDAPDALAVFFAAAPAALADARAAYATLPVPLVFEIGRTELTTAELADVVGGDIIAIERWQAHEQNLLCVARLPAAPAWEITGRPSGNRLTVERIREMPLEPTRTDSPPTTHDAPAADAPRSLDGLAVDLRFELPPTSMPLGELSALQPGAVIELQQGINQSVIHLVANGMLIGTGHLIAVGQKLGVRVVTLTQPAPRER from the coding sequence GTGCCTGCGCTGTTCCTGACGAATGCCGACGCCGGCGACGCCGCGAACCGGGCCATGCCCGCCGCTTCCCCGCCGCCCGCCGCCGCGCCGGCCGCGGTCGCGCTCGACGCGTCGCCCTATCTGCCGCGCCTGTCCGCCGCCGCCGCGCGCGGGCTGTCGCATGCGTACTGTGCGACCGGCGCCGTCCCGGTCACGCTCGGCGAGCATGCGTACGAGGTGCGCTGGCGCGTCGACGCCGAGCCGGCCGCCGATGCGCACGCGTACCGGTTCGTCGTCGGCCCGGCGGCCGGCACGCTGTGGATCGACCCGGTCGCGGAAACCGAATGGCTCGGCGATGCAGCCGACCCGGCGGTCCCGGCCGTGATCCGCGCGGCGCTGCTCGCCGACCTGTGCGCGCCGCTCGCGGCGGTGCTGCAGGCCGCGACGCGGCAACGCGTGGAACTGCTGCCGCCGCCGGACGGCGCCCCGGCCTCGCACGCATCGCCGGCCGCGCTGCGGTTCGAGCTGCGGCGCGCCGACGCCGCGTGGCGCTGCCACGGCGCGCTGCTGTTCGACGCGCCGGATGCGCTGGCCGTGTTCTTCGCGGCCGCGCCGGCCGCGCTGGCCGACGCGCGCGCAGCCTACGCAACCCTGCCCGTGCCGCTCGTGTTCGAGATCGGCCGTACCGAGCTGACGACGGCCGAGCTGGCCGATGTCGTCGGCGGCGACATCATCGCGATCGAGCGCTGGCAGGCGCACGAGCAGAACCTGCTGTGCGTCGCGCGTCTGCCGGCCGCGCCGGCGTGGGAGATCACCGGACGGCCGTCGGGCAACCGGCTGACCGTCGAACGAATCAGGGAGATGCCTTTGGAACCGACCCGCACCGACTCGCCGCCGACGACGCACGACGCGCCGGCCGCCGACGCGCCGCGCTCGCTCGACGGCCTCGCCGTCGACCTGCGCTTCGAGCTGCCGCCCACGTCGATGCCGCTCGGCGAGCTGAGCGCGCTGCAGCCGGGCGCCGTGATCGAGCTGCAGCAAGGGATCAACCAGAGCGTGATCCATCTCGTCGCGAACGGGATGCTGATCGGCACCGGCCATCTGATCGCGGTCGGCCAGAAGCTCGGCGTGCGCGTCGTCACGCTGACGCAACCCGCGCCGCGCGAGCGCTGA
- the sctR gene encoding type III secretion system export apparatus subunit SctR, producing MGNLPNPVALIAVIAALGIAPFAALMVTSYTKLVVVLGLLRSALGIQQVPPNLVLNGIALILSLFIMAPVGMSIRDALQARHFDASGQLSTSDIGALADAALPPIKDFLVSHTRQRDREFFVRTATSVWPKNRADGIKDDDLLVLVPSFTLAELTKAFQIGFVIYIVFIVVDLLVANILLALGMQMISPTTISVPFKLLLFVALDGWSLLVHGLVLSYRVAGAG from the coding sequence ATGGGCAATCTGCCGAATCCGGTCGCGCTGATCGCGGTGATCGCCGCGCTCGGCATCGCGCCGTTCGCGGCGCTGATGGTGACGAGCTACACGAAGCTGGTGGTCGTGCTCGGCCTGCTGCGCTCCGCGCTCGGGATCCAGCAGGTGCCGCCGAACCTCGTGCTGAACGGCATCGCGCTGATCCTGTCGCTGTTCATCATGGCGCCCGTCGGGATGTCGATCCGCGACGCGCTGCAGGCGCGCCACTTCGATGCGTCGGGGCAATTGTCGACCTCGGACATCGGCGCGCTCGCCGATGCGGCGCTGCCGCCGATCAAGGACTTCCTGGTATCGCATACGCGGCAGCGCGACCGCGAATTCTTCGTGCGCACCGCGACGTCGGTCTGGCCGAAGAACCGCGCGGACGGCATCAAGGACGACGACCTGCTCGTGCTGGTGCCGAGCTTCACGCTCGCCGAGCTGACGAAGGCGTTCCAGATCGGCTTCGTGATCTACATCGTGTTCATCGTCGTGGATCTGCTGGTCGCGAACATCCTGCTGGCGCTCGGGATGCAGATGATCTCGCCGACGACGATCTCGGTGCCGTTCAAGCTGCTGCTGTTCGTCGCGCTCGACGGCTGGTCGCTGCTCGTGCACGGGCTCGTGCTGTCGTACCGCGTCGCGGGGGCGGGATGA
- a CDS encoding lytic transglycosylase domain-containing protein gives MNARRLQTAAACLCALAMLALACLPARVAQAAGGGAGFAQLARACAPNVDPATLAALVRTESGFNPYAIGVVGGHLTRQPTSLDEARATARELSSRGFSYSVGLAQVNERNFAKYGLDEATMFEPCRNLQAGGAILTECFARSSGAGHATQAALRAALSCYYSGNFTTGFSSGYVSRVVASAQRNAREGGIEPIPVVTDTPPPARQRRMAAAAATPPERARRLPSAAASADAPSCHARPVLMMCRGLPANQAKRLCVRCLDQ, from the coding sequence ATGAACGCGCGCCGCCTGCAAACCGCCGCCGCCTGCCTGTGCGCGCTGGCCATGCTCGCGCTCGCGTGCCTGCCGGCGCGCGTCGCGCAGGCGGCCGGCGGCGGCGCCGGTTTCGCGCAACTGGCGCGCGCCTGCGCGCCGAACGTCGATCCCGCGACGCTCGCCGCGCTCGTGCGCACCGAGTCGGGTTTCAATCCGTACGCGATCGGCGTGGTCGGCGGGCACCTGACGCGCCAGCCCACGTCGCTCGACGAGGCGCGCGCGACCGCGCGCGAACTGTCGTCGCGCGGCTTCAGCTACAGCGTGGGCCTCGCGCAGGTGAACGAACGCAATTTCGCGAAATACGGGCTCGACGAAGCGACGATGTTCGAGCCGTGCCGCAACCTGCAGGCCGGCGGCGCGATCCTGACCGAATGCTTCGCGCGCTCGTCGGGCGCCGGCCACGCCACGCAGGCCGCGTTGCGCGCGGCGCTGTCGTGCTACTACAGCGGCAACTTCACGACCGGCTTCTCGAGCGGCTACGTGAGCCGCGTCGTCGCGAGCGCGCAGCGCAATGCGCGCGAAGGCGGCATCGAGCCGATTCCCGTCGTGACCGACACGCCGCCGCCGGCGCGCCAGCGGCGCATGGCCGCGGCCGCCGCGACGCCGCCCGAACGCGCGCGCCGCCTGCCGTCGGCCGCCGCATCCGCAGATGCGCCGTCGTGCCATGCGCGCCCGGTTCTGATGATGTGCCGCGGGCTGCCGGCGAACCAGGCGAAGCGGCTCTGCGTGCGGTGTCTCGATCAGTGA